DNA from bacterium:
TGAATCCCGAATGGTGGGAAATCATATTGGGAGGAATTTCCGTAAAAAACTGGCCATAGTTAGGCTCCCCTTCAACTTTGCATAAACAAACAATCGAAATCGCACTTGAATAAGGATGATCTTTCCAGACTTCGGCAGTAATCACTTTTTCGAACTTCGGTTCAAGACCAACTTCCCTTTTAGCGATCCGGAGGCAGGCTTCTTCCAAAGATTCCTTATATCCGATAAATCCTCCCGGAATTTCCCAGCCGTCAAAATCATTGTCCTTACGATAGTTAAGAAGAAAGTCTTTTCCTGTTCTGGTCATGAGTACCTCGGCTGCGGGTAAAGCCAGAATCGAATGAACTGCATACCAAATATCCTTAGGCATATTCGGAATCAGCAGATTCTCTTCTTTTATTTTTTGAACTAAAGCAACGAAT
Protein-coding regions in this window:
- a CDS encoding NUDIX hydrolase; the encoded protein is MEKRETETFVALVQKIKEENLLIPNMPKDIWYAVHSILALPAAEVLMTRTGKDFLLNYRKDNDFDGWEIPGGFIGYKESLEEACLRIAKREVGLEPKFEKVITAEVWKDHPYSSAISIVCLCKVEGEPNYGQFFTEIPPNMISHHSGFIKKFLELKNTDEVSS